In one Halorubrum sp. CBA1229 genomic region, the following are encoded:
- a CDS encoding Mrp/NBP35 family ATP-binding protein has protein sequence MPPTTTDIADDDLRDRLRAVDDPALDTDIVSAGLVTDISVDDGTAAVELALGAPHAPDEAAIAERVREVADEAGIDVELSANVPLFDSAESSVLPGVKNVIAVASGKGGVGKSTVAVNLAAGLADRGANVGLFDADVYGPNVPQMLGADTDPDVTTVDGEERIEPPTAHGLKLMSVGLMIEDDDPVVWRGPVAQNTLTDLFADVSWGSLDYLVVDLPPGTGDVQLTVLQHLPVTGTVVVTTPQSVAVGDTRRGIEMFGEYQTNVLGVVENMSGFVCPNCGDAHEIFGEDGGRALADAVDVPYLGSLPLDPAIRAGADAGEPIVGRDAGETAEAFRDLSATVANKVGVLRRHHRRTTTDESG, from the coding sequence ATGCCACCAACAACGACAGACATCGCAGACGACGACCTCCGTGATCGCCTCCGCGCCGTCGACGACCCGGCGCTCGATACCGACATCGTCAGCGCCGGACTCGTCACGGACATCTCCGTCGACGACGGGACCGCCGCCGTCGAGCTCGCGCTCGGCGCGCCGCACGCCCCGGACGAGGCCGCCATCGCGGAGCGCGTCCGCGAGGTCGCCGACGAGGCGGGGATCGACGTCGAGCTGTCGGCGAACGTGCCGCTGTTCGATTCCGCCGAGTCGTCGGTTCTGCCGGGCGTCAAAAACGTGATCGCCGTCGCCTCCGGAAAAGGGGGCGTCGGGAAAAGCACCGTCGCCGTCAACCTCGCCGCCGGCCTCGCCGACCGCGGGGCGAACGTCGGACTGTTCGACGCCGACGTCTACGGCCCGAACGTCCCGCAGATGCTCGGCGCCGACACCGACCCCGACGTGACGACCGTCGACGGCGAGGAGCGGATCGAGCCGCCGACCGCCCACGGGTTGAAACTGATGAGCGTCGGGCTGATGATCGAAGACGACGATCCGGTGGTCTGGCGCGGCCCGGTCGCCCAGAACACCCTCACCGACCTGTTCGCCGACGTGTCGTGGGGGTCGTTAGACTACCTCGTCGTCGACCTCCCGCCGGGAACCGGCGACGTCCAGCTGACGGTGCTTCAGCACTTACCCGTCACGGGGACCGTCGTCGTCACGACGCCGCAGTCCGTCGCGGTGGGCGACACCCGCAGGGGTATCGAGATGTTCGGTGAGTACCAGACCAACGTGTTGGGCGTCGTCGAGAACATGAGCGGCTTCGTCTGTCCGAACTGCGGAGACGCGCACGAGATATTCGGCGAGGACGGCGGCCGTGCGCTGGCCGACGCGGTCGACGTCCCGTACCTCGGGTCGCTTCCGCTGGACCCGGCGATCCGCGCGGGCGCCGACGCCGGCGAGCCGATCGTCGGCCGGGACGCCGGTGAGACCGCGGAAGCGTTCCGAGACCTGTCGGCGACGGTCGCGAACAAAGTCGGCGTGCTGCGACGCCACCACCGCCGAACCACGACCGACGAGAGCGGGTGA
- a CDS encoding molecular chaperone TorD family protein, translating to MSEHTDTDDGREEAAMATARARLYGLLAATFDGETETTAAALDRGAFAAVADVFPIDIETADLRGDGYDADALGVGYDNLFVVPGTHYVPPFASAHATDPSEAFESDSRYHTAGEAGELLGDPAADMAKLYAAAGFSPERGDEIPDHVAACFEFMRALCEREAALLEGEGTEADLRAVRELQSRTLSRLGWIDRFEAAVASSDTVEGVFAAIARLARTFTAWDAREVVQTEPQPSETTPS from the coding sequence GTGTCCGAACACACGGACACGGACGACGGCCGCGAGGAGGCCGCGATGGCCACGGCCCGCGCTCGGCTGTACGGGCTGTTGGCCGCGACCTTCGACGGCGAGACGGAGACGACCGCCGCCGCGCTCGACCGGGGGGCGTTCGCGGCCGTCGCCGACGTGTTCCCGATCGACATCGAGACGGCGGACCTGCGCGGCGACGGCTACGACGCCGACGCGTTGGGCGTCGGGTACGACAACCTGTTCGTCGTTCCCGGGACCCACTACGTTCCGCCGTTCGCGTCCGCTCACGCGACCGACCCGAGCGAGGCGTTCGAGTCGGACTCGCGGTACCACACCGCCGGCGAGGCCGGCGAACTCCTCGGCGATCCGGCGGCCGACATGGCGAAGCTGTACGCAGCCGCCGGGTTCTCGCCCGAGCGCGGGGACGAGATCCCCGACCACGTCGCCGCCTGCTTCGAGTTCATGCGCGCGCTCTGCGAGCGAGAGGCGGCTCTCCTCGAAGGCGAGGGAACCGAAGCGGACCTCCGCGCGGTCCGCGAGCTGCAGTCCCGGACGCTCTCCCGTCTGGGCTGGATCGACCGGTTCGAAGCCGCCGTCGCGAGCAGCGACACGGTCGAAGGCGTCTTCGCCGCGATCGCTCGGCTCGCCCGGACGTTCACCGCGTGGGACGCGCGAGAAGTCGTACAGACCGAGCCGCAGCCGTCCGAAACCACACCCTCGTAA
- a CDS encoding molybdopterin-dependent oxidoreductase — MSTDDSGDDGARVSRRDFVKAAGSIGVIAAASNAAVDVDVDDLWTDDEHHYVGDEYGEYGASDVIHTTCGQCNTFCPIKVQLADGSGTGEYSSLVRKLAGNPYSFLNTQPFSQVPYESDPEDVAMGDVEGSGDVDTDRWSLSGGRICLKGQAGIQTAFDSYRVRQPMKRVGPRGSGEWKTVSWDRAIRDIVEGDDDLGHPGLEDIWGYAPQETVMSDWEAVQNGELSKSAFDEKYADDLIDTDHPDLGPKSNQIVDVGGFRRNFIRNRLWHQGLGSINSVHHAGTCGVSSVMGNVRSHAAKKKRQYPDIENCEYLIAWGTNPMVANKGPTWLAPKLTNAIEDGMRMDVVDPRLSKTAEKADTWVPVEPGADGALALGMARWIIENDRHDLTYLQNPSRSAASDDDEPTWSDATHLVLVDESAGPKARAADLGLVPEGAETADDFVAVDAATGEPRPASEVDTAVLDVDVTIDGTAVRSVWNQYRERVFEHTVEEYAEMAGVPAEQIAEIADEFTSHGKRAAIMAYRGPAKHTNGFYNTRAIATLQHLIGNYDWKGGQITPYAGYDTMSGRYELGSVPDGHSPWGIPLLRGGVNYEDTSLFDRDDGYPAKRPWFPVAPPQATQELYGSAADEYPYGVEALFIRPYSNNHVMAVAGGDEIPAILKDTETIPLIVASDTVIGDTSQYADYILPEPTYLERWENFGTYPNKRLADEKISQPAVSVVPDARPFEDVLIELWSEMDLPGVGEEAIPDADGDLWPLEQAEDFYLKLAANIAHGRDPVADASEDELRVFRESHENGLGDQFDLDRWKAAVTDEEWPKVVTVLNRGGRFEEPTEGYEEAFAEHGHGYDYAEREDDSNAYDGEHMRYKLESRVDFYSEVVPKGKHSFTGERFDPLPRVDDVEHYDGTVQAAVSGDDDRERPLRLINWKPRTQGMHRTQNSPWLRETRPENPVWINPRDADERGIENGDDIVLDAGRETVDAVAMVTSGIRPGVVGAMWGWGRTGGGATAETVDGETRPAVEADGHSDYQFDEPMTEEAGYAKGRDAGFAINHVQPLDEVLGDTGLSDLVGGSNAQYDAFVDVERR, encoded by the coding sequence ATGAGTACCGACGATTCGGGCGATGACGGCGCGAGGGTCTCGCGCCGCGACTTCGTCAAGGCGGCCGGGAGTATCGGAGTCATCGCGGCGGCGAGCAACGCCGCGGTCGACGTGGACGTCGACGACCTGTGGACGGACGACGAACACCACTACGTCGGAGACGAGTACGGCGAGTACGGCGCGAGCGACGTGATACACACCACCTGCGGGCAGTGTAACACGTTCTGCCCGATCAAGGTCCAGCTCGCGGACGGGAGCGGGACCGGCGAGTACAGCTCGCTCGTCCGGAAGCTCGCCGGGAACCCGTACTCGTTCCTCAACACGCAGCCGTTCTCGCAGGTGCCCTACGAGAGCGACCCGGAGGACGTGGCGATGGGCGACGTCGAGGGGAGCGGCGACGTCGACACCGACCGCTGGTCGCTCTCGGGCGGCCGGATCTGTTTAAAAGGGCAGGCGGGCATTCAGACGGCGTTCGACAGCTACCGCGTCCGCCAGCCGATGAAACGGGTCGGCCCGCGCGGGTCGGGCGAGTGGAAGACCGTCTCGTGGGACCGGGCCATTCGTGACATCGTCGAGGGCGACGACGACCTCGGCCACCCCGGACTCGAAGACATCTGGGGGTACGCCCCGCAGGAGACGGTAATGAGCGACTGGGAGGCCGTCCAGAACGGCGAGCTGTCCAAGTCGGCGTTCGACGAGAAGTACGCGGACGACCTCATCGACACCGACCACCCCGACCTGGGACCGAAGTCCAACCAGATCGTCGACGTCGGCGGATTCCGGCGAAACTTCATCCGCAACCGGCTCTGGCATCAGGGGTTGGGGTCGATAAACAGCGTCCACCACGCCGGGACCTGCGGCGTCTCGAGCGTGATGGGCAACGTCCGCTCGCACGCCGCCAAGAAGAAGCGGCAGTACCCCGACATCGAGAACTGCGAGTACCTCATCGCGTGGGGGACCAACCCCATGGTCGCCAACAAGGGCCCGACGTGGCTCGCGCCGAAGCTGACGAACGCCATCGAGGACGGGATGCGGATGGACGTGGTCGACCCGCGGCTCTCGAAGACGGCCGAAAAGGCCGACACGTGGGTCCCCGTCGAACCCGGCGCGGACGGGGCGCTCGCGCTCGGGATGGCGCGGTGGATCATCGAGAACGACCGCCACGACCTGACGTACCTCCAGAATCCCTCGCGGTCGGCCGCGAGCGACGACGACGAGCCGACGTGGAGCGACGCGACGCACCTCGTCCTCGTCGACGAGTCGGCGGGGCCGAAGGCGCGCGCCGCCGACCTCGGGCTCGTTCCGGAGGGCGCCGAGACCGCCGACGACTTCGTCGCCGTCGACGCCGCCACTGGCGAGCCGCGCCCCGCGAGCGAGGTCGACACGGCCGTTCTCGACGTCGACGTGACAATCGACGGGACGGCGGTCCGGAGCGTCTGGAACCAGTACCGCGAGCGTGTCTTCGAGCACACCGTCGAGGAGTACGCCGAGATGGCCGGCGTGCCGGCCGAGCAGATCGCGGAGATCGCCGACGAGTTCACCAGCCACGGCAAGCGCGCGGCGATCATGGCCTACCGCGGTCCGGCGAAGCACACGAACGGCTTCTACAACACGCGGGCGATCGCCACCCTCCAGCACCTCATCGGGAACTACGACTGGAAGGGCGGCCAGATCACGCCGTACGCCGGTTACGACACGATGTCCGGCCGGTACGAACTCGGTTCGGTACCCGACGGCCACTCGCCGTGGGGGATCCCCCTGCTCCGCGGCGGCGTCAACTACGAGGACACCTCGCTGTTCGACCGCGACGACGGCTACCCGGCAAAGCGGCCGTGGTTCCCCGTCGCACCGCCGCAGGCGACCCAGGAGCTCTACGGGAGCGCCGCGGACGAGTACCCGTACGGCGTCGAGGCGCTGTTCATCCGCCCGTACTCGAACAACCACGTCATGGCGGTCGCCGGCGGCGACGAGATCCCGGCGATCCTCAAGGACACGGAGACGATTCCGCTGATCGTCGCCTCGGACACGGTCATCGGCGACACGAGCCAGTACGCGGACTACATCCTGCCCGAGCCGACGTACCTCGAACGGTGGGAGAACTTCGGGACGTACCCGAACAAGCGGCTGGCCGACGAGAAGATCAGCCAGCCGGCCGTCTCCGTCGTCCCCGACGCGCGCCCGTTCGAGGACGTGCTCATCGAGCTGTGGTCGGAGATGGACCTGCCGGGCGTCGGCGAGGAGGCCATCCCGGACGCGGACGGCGACCTGTGGCCGCTCGAGCAGGCCGAGGACTTCTACCTGAAGCTCGCGGCCAACATCGCGCACGGTCGCGATCCGGTCGCGGACGCGAGCGAGGACGAGCTCCGGGTGTTCCGCGAGAGCCACGAGAACGGGCTCGGCGATCAGTTCGACCTCGACCGCTGGAAGGCGGCGGTCACCGACGAGGAGTGGCCGAAGGTCGTCACGGTGTTGAACCGGGGCGGCCGCTTCGAGGAGCCGACCGAGGGCTACGAGGAGGCGTTCGCCGAGCACGGTCACGGGTACGACTACGCCGAGCGCGAGGACGACTCGAACGCCTACGACGGCGAGCACATGCGGTACAAGCTCGAATCGCGCGTCGACTTCTACAGCGAGGTCGTCCCGAAGGGGAAACACTCCTTCACCGGCGAGCGGTTCGACCCGCTTCCGCGGGTCGACGACGTCGAGCACTACGACGGAACCGTTCAGGCCGCGGTGAGCGGCGACGACGACCGGGAGCGCCCCCTCCGGCTGATCAACTGGAAACCCCGGACGCAGGGGATGCACCGCACCCAGAACAGCCCGTGGCTCCGCGAGACGCGCCCGGAGAACCCCGTGTGGATCAACCCGCGGGACGCCGACGAGCGCGGCATCGAGAACGGCGACGACATCGTCCTCGACGCGGGACGCGAGACCGTCGACGCCGTCGCCATGGTCACGAGCGGGATCCGCCCCGGCGTCGTCGGCGCGATGTGGGGGTGGGGCCGGACCGGCGGCGGCGCGACGGCCGAGACGGTCGACGGCGAAACGCGCCCGGCGGTCGAGGCCGACGGCCACAGCGACTACCAGTTCGACGAGCCGATGACCGAGGAGGCCGGGTACGCGAAGGGCCGGGACGCCGGCTTCGCGATCAACCACGTCCAGCCGTTAGACGAGGTGCTCGGCGACACCGGGCTCTCGGACCTGGTCGGCGGGAGCAACGCGCAGTACGACGCCTTCGTCGACGTGGAGCGGCGGTGA
- the nrfD gene encoding NrfD/PsrC family molybdoenzyme membrane anchor subunit — MATQSSRFEFDPGFEDDRLRVAWYAVVGVLVAVGAYATYLRITGGMATTNLTSVVPWGAWVAFYIYFVGLSAGAFLVSTMANVFEVEGMHRIDRDALFAAVISMAVALLFVWIDLGRMDRMYFPFVWRQLTSALSWEVHAYVAYIGILVTELYFSMRIDLARVAERTSGLKKRFYAALALGRLDTSEGSEAFDQRWLKRAGIVGIPLAIFMVHGGTGVLFAVSKARPYWNSGLFPVIFVISALLSGTALVMVIYVLRTRLFDGDSVDPDLLDRLAQLLIGFIVIDAALTAIETFIAIASVHPHEIETWNVIMYGPMSWSFWWFMIGFSWVFPMVLLSNRSWRRTPAVMVLAGLSVVVGIVAVRFNIVVPAQVMPVMEGLPHGSYFPTVVEWGTSVGMIGVGLLLYTVGAETLPLTPLTGGDHE, encoded by the coding sequence ATGGCGACACAGAGTTCACGCTTCGAGTTCGACCCGGGCTTCGAAGACGACCGGCTGCGCGTCGCCTGGTACGCGGTCGTCGGCGTCCTCGTCGCCGTCGGCGCGTACGCGACGTACCTCCGGATCACGGGGGGGATGGCGACCACCAACCTCACGAGCGTCGTCCCGTGGGGCGCGTGGGTCGCCTTCTACATCTACTTCGTCGGCCTCTCCGCCGGCGCGTTCCTCGTGAGCACGATGGCCAACGTCTTCGAGGTCGAGGGGATGCATCGGATCGACCGCGACGCGCTGTTCGCGGCCGTCATCAGCATGGCGGTGGCGCTGCTGTTCGTCTGGATCGACCTCGGACGGATGGACCGGATGTACTTCCCGTTCGTCTGGCGCCAGCTGACCTCCGCGCTCTCGTGGGAAGTGCACGCCTACGTGGCCTACATCGGGATTCTGGTCACGGAGCTGTACTTCTCGATGCGGATCGACCTCGCGCGGGTCGCCGAGCGCACGTCGGGGCTCAAAAAGCGGTTCTACGCGGCGCTCGCGCTCGGTCGGCTGGACACGAGCGAGGGGTCCGAGGCGTTCGACCAGCGCTGGCTCAAGCGGGCCGGCATCGTCGGGATCCCGCTGGCGATCTTCATGGTCCACGGCGGGACCGGCGTGCTGTTCGCCGTCTCGAAGGCCCGTCCGTACTGGAACAGCGGGCTGTTCCCGGTGATCTTCGTCATCTCGGCGCTGCTCAGCGGAACTGCACTCGTGATGGTGATCTACGTGCTCCGGACCCGGCTGTTCGACGGCGACTCGGTCGACCCGGACCTGCTGGATCGACTCGCGCAGCTCCTGATCGGGTTCATCGTCATCGACGCCGCTCTGACCGCCATCGAGACGTTCATCGCGATCGCCAGCGTCCACCCCCACGAGATCGAGACCTGGAACGTCATCATGTACGGCCCGATGTCGTGGTCGTTCTGGTGGTTCATGATCGGCTTCAGCTGGGTGTTCCCGATGGTCCTGCTGAGCAATCGGTCGTGGCGGCGCACGCCGGCGGTGATGGTGCTCGCCGGATTGAGCGTCGTCGTCGGGATCGTCGCGGTGCGGTTCAACATCGTCGTCCCGGCGCAGGTCATGCCGGTGATGGAGGGGCTTCCCCACGGGTCGTACTTCCCGACAGTAGTCGAGTGGGGGACGAGCGTCGGCATGATAGGCGTCGGACTGCTGCTGTACACGGTCGGCGCGGAGACGCTGCCGTTGACGCCGCTTACCGGAGGTGACCACGAATGA